The following proteins are encoded in a genomic region of Arcobacter cloacae:
- a CDS encoding DUF485 domain-containing protein, translated as MDKELVKRIKANPKYAELVSKRNSFAVKLAIFMLVIYYGFVLTIAFNKEFFATKLSAEGVMTFGWPIAVTIILIAFITTVIYVVKANGEFEDLEIAIKNDAKDLL; from the coding sequence ATGGACAAAGAGTTGGTAAAAAGGATTAAAGCTAATCCTAAATATGCTGAACTTGTTTCAAAAAGAAATTCTTTCGCTGTTAAACTAGCAATCTTTATGTTGGTAATATATTACGGTTTCGTTTTAACTATTGCATTTAATAAAGAATTTTTTGCTACAAAATTATCAGCTGAAGGTGTTATGACTTTTGGGTGGCCTATAGCTGTTACAATCATTTTAATTGCTTTTATCACAACTGTGATTTATGTTGTGAAAGCAAATGGCGAGTTTGAAGACTTAGAAATAGCTATTAAAAATGATGCAAAGGATCTGTTATAA
- a CDS encoding 3'-5' exonuclease: MFESFIKNWNRKRLKNKKYDFLFDEPLPNEYVSLDCETTGLNPKKDEILSIGVVKIKDNKILMRETFNIFLKPSNKIDPESIKIHHIRPIDLENGHDPEEAIYKLLDFIGSRPIVGYYIKFDVTIISKYTKKYIGVKLPNETIEVSSMYYKTRKKSSDFEFIDLKFDTILKNLNIPALGKHDALNDAIMTSMMFLKLKDLTPAKTTFYTS, encoded by the coding sequence ATGTTCGAATCATTTATAAAAAACTGGAATAGAAAAAGATTAAAAAATAAAAAATATGATTTTTTATTTGATGAGCCGTTGCCAAATGAATATGTTTCTTTAGATTGTGAAACAACAGGACTTAATCCAAAAAAAGATGAGATTTTATCAATTGGTGTAGTAAAAATAAAAGATAATAAAATATTAATGCGTGAAACTTTTAATATTTTTTTAAAACCATCAAATAAAATAGACCCTGAATCTATAAAAATCCACCATATAAGACCAATTGATTTAGAAAATGGTCATGATCCAGAAGAGGCTATTTATAAACTTCTTGATTTTATTGGTTCGCGACCAATTGTTGGTTATTATATAAAATTCGATGTAACTATTATTTCAAAATATACAAAAAAATATATTGGAGTAAAACTTCCAAATGAAACAATTGAAGTATCTTCAATGTATTACAAAACAAGAAAAAAATCTAGTGACTTTGAATTTATTGATTTAAAATTTGACACTATTTTAAAGAATTTAAATATTCCAGCTCTTGGTAAACATGATGCTTTAAATGATGCTATTATGACTTCAATGATGTTTTTAAAATTGAAAGATTTAACACCAGCTAAGACAACATTTTATACAAGTTAA